The genomic segment GCCAGATTGAAGGTCTTGCCAGACAAGCTGAGAGGAGGTGCATGGCCGTCGCCAGTTCGTGCCGTGAGGTGTCCTGTTAAGTCAGGCAACGATCGAGACCCGCGCCCCTTGTTGCCAGCGGCACCCCGAAAGGGGGCCGGGCACACTAGGGGGACTGCCGCCGATAAGGCGGAGGAAGGAGCGGGCCACGGCAGGTCAGTATGCCCCGAATCCCCCGGGCCACACGCGAGCTGCAATGGCAGGGACAATGGGTTCCGACCCCGAAAGGGGGAGGCAATCCCTAAACCCTGCCTCAGTTGGGATCGAGGGCTGCAACCCGCCCTCGTGAACATGGAATCCCTAGTAATCGCGGGTCATCAACCCGCGGTGAATACGTCCCCGCTCCTTGCACACACCGCCCGTCGCTCCACCCGAGTGAGGCCTAGATGAGGCACAGTTTCCTTGGCTGCGTCGAATCTAGGCTTCGCGAGGGGGGAGAAGTCGTAACAAGGTGGCCGTAGGGGAACCTGCGGCCGGATCACCTCCTAAGAAGTAATGGTTTCCTGCATTGCGGAGTTAGTGTTAGGCCCCGCAGAATCAACAGAGTAGATGTTTTATAATAAGATTTATTAGATTGATCCTTTGTTATTTTTAGTTTTGTTAGGATTTAATAATGTTGGTGACGTGTATGGTGAGTAAGGATCAAGTTATAGGCGCGTTAATATTTCTCTTATGCCTCGCTATAGCGGTGGGATATTTCGTACTCGTTGTTTTCCCTCGACCTATAGCTGGATTTTTAGGGTGGAATGAGAGTGATGTGCGTTTTTGGGCGATCGCCATAGTTGTACTTATAGCATTTCTGGCAGTGATGCTTATTGGGGCATGGATAGGGTGGACTATGGCAACAACTCCGCCTCCTAAACCTATTGAAGAAATAGAGAAAACATTAGAGGAGAAAGAGGAGGCAAAAGAGGAAAAGCAACAATAATCCTAATAAAAATAAAATCCTTTTAACGCTAACATATTTGAAATTAATCGCATATTTTTAAGATATCTTTCCAAAATGGATAAGTGTTAAATGTTTCTAAGAAAATAATGACGTAAAAGAGGGTTTGCACGGTGATTTTGATGGGTGATGTAAGAGGGGTTATTTTATGTGGGGGTCCAGGTAAGAGACTTAGACCAATCACATATTATTTTCAGAAGGCAATGATTCCGATCGGAAAAATGCAGAAGCCGCTGCTTGAATA from the Candidatus Bathyarchaeia archaeon genome contains:
- a CDS encoding transcriptional regulator, with protein sequence MVSKDQVIGALIFLLCLAIAVGYFVLVVFPRPIAGFLGWNESDVRFWAIAIVVLIAFLAVMLIGAWIGWTMATTPPPKPIEEIEKTLEEKEEAKEEKQQ